The window TCagcatggtatataattcttaaTTGCCTAACTCTCTTTGACTCAACTCATGTCTATATAAGGATCCCACAGGTACATAATTAACTTAGTTTTTCTTCCATTAATCTGACTTACATCAATTTAATAGGTAGACAGCTGAAAGAACTTAGAAGCATTCAGAAAAAATTTTTGTCTCAATACTTGGCAAGCCAGCCAGGAGAAACTGCCCCGGCTGGAAGCTACTCACTCCAAGACtgctgcagctgagagatcctgggaGCTCTCACAAAAAGCTGGCAAATGTAAGAATTCTTGCTGTGTCAGTCTCCTGGATCTCTTCCTTCAGGCtccagaggaagagggagtggtGAGAGTCCTTGTTTCCTTTCCTGAATTTAGATTAGCTGCAGAAAATATTTGCGGGGCTCATTTCTTGGGTACAGTGACTCTGATAAAGTTTTGTTCTGAGTACTCTTGGTTCTTATTGGTCCTCTTCCTTTCAGAGATGCTCATTCTTTTCATCTCCATCAGTTGCGTTGTCTGTAATAAGGGGAAAAATCATAAAGTAAAACACAGGCATTGACCCCAGGAGCCTGCTGTTCATGCTGGCCTCACAGACTGGTGATTTGATGAATCTCACCAGACTGGCATCCATTTAGACAAACTGCCGTAGTTTAATGTCTGCATGAGGTAAAGGCTCTCGCTAAGGGACAGTTTTGGAAGCCAAAGCTGCAAAGTTTGTGGACGTGGGTCTAGTACTTAAAAGCTATTAGAGTGCTTGCCACCTAACTCAAAGACTCCCGTGTTAGCATAAGTTGTTCACAAGACAAGGTAGATTGACACTAGATCACCTGCCAACCTCACAAAAACCTCCATGCAACAAGATACTCTGTGAAACATCTCACAATTCTCAACTCAGGGGCACGTTCCTCTTAGGTATTAGTTCAgctccaagagacccaaggcttaACTAAAGCTGTCAATATGTATAGAAGAAAAATCAGgtgaaattttcttttgtcttgttctatgtgtTGAAAGCTTGGCTTTGTGATCAGTGAGAATGTTCTCTTGTATCTCCACCAACCAGAGGGTGAAAATATCAGAGTGCACCTTGGTGGCCAGTCGAATAGAATCAGGTTCTGAGAAATGAAGCCTGACATAAATAGCCTTTCTCCCTTCTATTCTCCTTTTTGGAGAACTTATTGTAGTAATCTTCTGTCTGAATTGCCTTTCCACTCTGAAGAGACTTTTAAACAGTTACCTCATAAAATAAGACCACCTGAGGTTACAGGTGGTCCTCTTTGGCTATCTTTTATCCCAAGTCAAAGGCTGATCGAAGGGCCatagaaaaagaatattctaaaCCTAGGAGGATtctcacaaaatttttaaatgaattaccTCCTGAGATTAATGAGTTGATAAAAAGGCAGCAAATAGGATGGGAGGCCAACATTCTGACTGAACTCATGACCCTAACTGAGGGCTTTGAAAGGACTTCAAAGCAAGACCATAAAATAAATCCCTTAAGATAGTAGCCTTATAGACGCTCTCACAGATATCCCCAAAGAGGGCCCCTGTTTGGGCCCCTCCCAGAGTATATGAGACCCTGAAGGGTTTTCTTGTCAACTTCTATGTTATTCCTTAAACAGCCAAAGGGAAACTAAAATTAACACTGAACCTTGATAAATTCTGATCAATATCAAAGCTATAATCTTCCCTTTAAACCCCACTGTGAACCTGCAGATGGGATCCTGTAAAAACTTGAGGAAGCTTGCAAAGTCTAAGAATTCTTACCAGAGTCATCTCTTCAAGATCTCTGTCTGTAGTACCCGTtagagaaggaaatttaaaatatcctttgaaCCATCTTTGAGGATGCCtgctgagtccaaaggcccattcaatactgccagaaatatttactgtttgttccagctgaaaactgataaaatatttaaaagaatttcattttactAGCTGAGTAGTCAAAAGTTGGCCAAATCAGAAGACTGGTTGGAATTTTTTAAGGCCTTCTCTCCAagctaaaataaattatatacccagagggaaagaaaaacttcTGAAGCCTTTGTAAAAGTATCAACTAAAACATATAATGTAATTATATGGGTGGATAAACCTATGATGTCATTTAGGCTGCAAAccaattctttgaggaattgaGAGGAGCTGCCCTTATCTTACAAATCTTCGCAAAACTAGAAAAGCAACTCATGAGGAAATTCAAAGTTCACCCATTCCTTTTTACCAATCCCCAAACCTCATGTATATCTCTAAAATGTTCATAGATATTATAAAAGATAAGGATATTGGAAACAAATTGTcccatacttaaaaaaaagaagaaaaaattgcatAGTAATTTCATTAGACTTCTGGTAATAGACAAATATGCCCCaaaactccaagaaaaaaatgtgtattctttctctgccccttgaAGTTGTAAATCTCATCATTTCTTTGAAATAGAAGGACAACCCCTACTCGCCTgtgaataaggaaaataataaagggaaaaacacctttttaaaatacaaactgcCAAAGGGACTCTCTTGCCCAAACTCTAGACCACAGCCTCCTTAAGATAACCGTTCAAGAGCaattaaaaatcctaaaagtcctttccacaaatattagcaaataactTTTTAAGCAAGTAACCTTAACTTGTTCCGTCTTCCAGAGACACAATTATTTATAAACTCATCAGTTTTTTATTGTACCTaatttgtaagtaaagttttggAGTAAAAGCTATGAAATCTCTGTCTGTGTTTGCCATATGTTTACATTTGTCTATGTATGTACGTTATAGATTATGgcatttttctacctccagatagtattgtcaaaattaatttctaaaggaGCTCTATTTAATTAGCTCAAAAATTAAGCACTTAAGTAACTTcaattctcagaaatataataCAAACTTATCCAAATGAATTTCAGGTTCACACGATCTgcaaaaaaatattcatttttaaatctagttgaagtttgttagtttcttttaaaCAGGCATGTCTTTAGAGTTACCAGCATTAAATATAACACTTTTATTCTACCCAGGCTTACTAAGGGCCAAATAAGTTTATATTATCTCCTATCAAATTTGTCATCAGGAAGAATAGCTTGCTGTAATGATTGAGTTTGTCTAATGTCCCATGAAATGTGTGGGGGCAGTCTAAACACAGCTGTTAAGAATAAGTAAATTGAATAGATCTAAGCAGGATAAAACTTTTAGGTGAACTCTTCCAAACACTTTTCCCAAAtcttttttggtaacttgaaGCATTAAAATTTTGCCGAATTAAGTGAAATGATGGAAAATCATGAAATATCTGGATCATTTCCAGCTAAGACAAAATATTGAACATTGCTGAATATAAGTTTCTCTACTTTGGGCTTcctattgttaaaaataaagggagacaaggggccgacctggtggtgcagcggttaagtgtgcacattccaattcggcagcccagggttcaccagttaggatcccgggtgcggacatggcaccacttggcaagccatgctgtggtaggcgtcctatatataaagtagaggaggattggcggcacatgttagctcacggctaatcttcctcaaaataaataaataaataaagggagacAAAGTCTCCAAATAGACTTACTTGTGCTAAGCCCCATGTCAGCAAACAAAAACTCAATACCTGATCTCATTGCAGTTCCAGCCTTTCCCAGGATTGTAATCTTTAAACAGACGATCGGGAATtacctggtcagcactagtgaggCGATCCACCTGATATACCCCATTCATCCTCTAAAGGAGGGTGACCTTGCAGGAAACGTTccattcttttctcccttctgcctataaaagcctTCCTTTTTGTACAGCTCCCTAGAGCTCCGTTCTATTTGCTAGATGAGATGCTGCTCGATTCATGAATCAGTGCATAAAGCCAATTCTTTAAATAGGCTTAGTGGAATTTTGGTTTTTGAGCACTATAAGAGAGGAACTAAAGTTATTTGGATCTGTTAATAAACATGTCTTGCGTCATGTTGAAAGATTATACTGTGAAGAAGcctgtgtttctagaaattatgaaatattctcaCAAATTTGCCAATCTAAAGAATGCTGACAGAACACAGTTCACAGTTGCTTACTATTTAGTTTTTACTAGAATTAAAGTTTCTAATTATTAATAACTCTTTTATATGTAATGAAGTCTActagaaatgataaaggaaacatcTATGCATGCAAGACAATTaggatatatattttgaatataaaataaaagatataaggtatagatatgcatttattttgagggaaattaaaatgatttgatcctaaaattcatctgCTTATTTTCGAatgggatggagaaaaataaaggacaaattgTGGATATAGAAAGTTGAAAACAGAGAGCAAAAAGAGCAACTTTTTTGTTCAGGttggcaaaaaaattaaattgttattataggggttttaaaattaagctttcATACCAATACTGtagttacataaaataaaacaattttctttcatctgacaAAACAACAAAGTCTTCTTATTGCTCTGTTCTTGATAAGAGAttgtaaaatctttttctttaatcttttaagtATTCTTCCCAGAATAATAATCATGTATGTTCCATGTCGTCTTCATAAGATCTTTGATTACTTAAACAGCTACTTGATTAAAAGAGCTAAACGTTGTTCAGAACTATGTAACCTTTTATAATTGGCTGCGAAATCTTTAGTTGTCAGTATGGCTTAATGGATAACTaagtattgtttcacagtgacctatggTCCTGTTTGaccatgtgttttaaaaattttttgatatttttgagaaacttccccaaatcaaatcctgaatgaagtctTTTTGACTTTTAACTAACTTCAGGATTTTCCAGAGGTCCCCTGGAACATCTGAAAAAATTGTTCTCTTTCCTAATGAAAAGGGAGATGTTAAATTATTTTggcttatttgatatgttaaataaTATGGGAAGCATTACTAAATAAGAAGTAAATACTAAGCCTTTTTTATCGTCTATTTGTGTAAGCATCTGTCGTGTCTGTTGCTGTTGCCATAAACATCTTTGTCAGAGACATCTTTCCTGCAAGTACTTTTGCCTCATATCTAATTGACCATAAGCCAATTTtgctacaaaatataaaaaaaatagttgGTTAGAAGTTTGAGTTttggtttttatgtttatttgttttacttctcCATTGATGAATCAACCACTGTAAAAGGTGGAAAAACAACTGGCTGACATTGTTTTGTGTGTcagtttggtttcatttctccACTGAGGAAATTCTCAGTCACTCGAATTTTTTATAACACAAATCTTAGGCAGCTCTCACAAGGGTCTATCCAGTCATGAGCGGACATGGCAGTGGGGGTGGTCTTTAACTagttttcatttctgacttttagCAAAATTTTATTGACGGTTTTATTGAGCTGACAGATGATGACGGTTTGCCGCAAAAGTTGTTTCTCGTTTTTGAAACTAACTACcttggaggagaaaaagagttCTGAAGGCCTCTTCTTTGAGGAGGCATAGTTGGAAGTATATTTTCCACAGAATGAATACCAGTGCTTGGTTAGGTACAATTCATACACAAAAACTCAGTTCATTTCTTTGTGTGGTGTTGCTAAGAACCTACATGCacatattttgaatgaatttaaatattttgtatttcacaataaagtttttaattttcttacttattttttatgtttcattgtaTCCTTTTTAATTattagtcttttatttttgtgagatttttaacttttatgcCAAAATTGCCTCACAGCCAATTAGTGATGCGGCAAATTATTTGCTGTGAAAATGCGTGTGGCAAAGATGTCTATGGCAAACATGCTTGTGGTAAAATGACCTACAATGAGGACATTTTAGGAATATTCTAGAAGTTATAAGAAATTTCTGGGAATCTGATATGTTCTGGTATAATGTTATCAGGCATAActctagttattatcttaaaaccTATGTCACAAAAATAAGCCAATTTCCTTGTCAGCTGCATTATAATAAACTCTCATCAGGTCCTGAACCGTGGCCATTTTTAAATCTTgtcatttataattattgtttcaCTCTGATGCTTTGCAAAACTGTTCCTGCAAAAGTACTTTGTCTTCAAGGAGATTCAAGGGCAGGAGTTCTGACAAATACAGGCCCACCTTGGAGATAGTGAGGGTTCccttccagaccactgcaataaagcaaatagtGCTacaaagtgagtcacacaaagtTTTGGTTTCCTTGTGCACATAATAgttatatttacaatataatgTAGTCTTTAAAGTGAGTAATAACATTGTCGAATATGTACATAcctaaattaaaatacattttatttctaaaaaatgttaATCATCATCCGAGCCATCAGGGAGTAAtaatctttttgcttgtggatggTCTTCTAAGAAACGGAGTGTCTGTGAAGTGCGACAAACTgaacacaataaaacaaggtattcCTTAGAGACAGGAGGACATATGGTAAGAACCTAAGTTACCTTGATTCATTTGGTTTTATCTGACTCacattttttcttgaatttcataatataaagtataaaatccATAATCAATTAAAGATCATGATTAAGAGCCCAGAGTCTACATGCAGACCCTTTTGAAATCCTAATTCTATTTGACTCCTATTTCTGCCACTTCCTAATTGAAACAAATAATATAACTGTAatgattctaaaaataaaaaataaatgaattaatgatagAATCTTATTATTAAACCATCTGATCATTGTGCTTTAGTTTCTGAATGGATCTTTAATAAACATCTCTCTTCTTTGTGTGGACAGTGTACTTTTCCACTTTCAATCACTAGTGAGGAGTCAGTACTGGGAAATTGTATTTTCCTATGGAGTGCCCATATTAATGCGCATTGAGTTGTGCATGTGAGTCCAAATTAACTGAGACTGAGTTGTGCAAATGcgttcaatgatttttaaatatattattagcATCATGTTCTtccttttacttgtattttttttaaagtctgtttcaCAAATTTTGTCTCACTCCATTTCCCTACTCATAACTAAAATCATAGTACAACTCAGTGCCTGAGGACGAGGAAAACAGTTGATTGTGGGAAGAAaaactcagagaagcagaaaatcTAGTGAGACACACATACTTGCTGCCAGTCCCTCATGTGTCAGACCTCAGGGTTTCTTGTTCCCTCCGTGAGCGTCCCTGTCTGCCTCCAGGGTTGGTGGAAAATAAAGAGCCTCTCTCAAACACTCCAACAGTCTCTTTGGAGATAATAATTAGGACACTCATAATTGTTTTTGGAAAGTAGCAACTAGGAAAAATGTTTTTCACAAGTATTCTCAGCTCCCCAAGCCTGTGCTCTGATCGCAACTACAGGTGAAAAGATAATTGCAGTTCTGAGAAGAGGTGAGGTCATAGAGTCACAAACCTATATCTAGTTGTCTGactgtcttcctccctctcacaCAAGTACTGGCTGTTGTGACCATCACAGTGAGCCGAACATCCTGTCTGCTGGAGAATGAGTAGAGATTTTTTTTGCAGTCAGAGAAGTAGAATCTGTAAAAGGAGGTGTGCGTGAGCACATGTAAGTAATCATGTTGGAAAATGGGATTCTTCTGAATGTGAAACAGGTCCAGTGTCAAAGCCACAGCATAAGGAGGTATCATTCCTGATGAGTCAGCAAAACAGTCAAGAGAAATGGGGGTCTTCGAACTTACACCAACCCCTGGTGGCTCCTAAAGCAATGTAATGAATTCTCCCCTGATCGTGACTGTTGGCATTTAATCCAAGTAATACTGACACCGGATTTGTTAGGTGTTCATATTAGGAACTGTAGTTACAAAGTCAGTCTGCTGTTCAGATTACCATAGAAAAATCATAGACAGAATTGTCAGGATCTCTAGAAGTGTGCGTATAATACATCTGACTAACGAAGACTAGGATGAATCCACAGGCATTACCTAATCCTGTGCACAAACCCTGTATTTGGTACGCAGTTGCTAGAACAGAAATGATTTCTCTAAATCTAATTGTATGATGTGATTAATGGAGACAGGAATTGTGTCTCCACTGCAGACATCTGTTGTCTTTTGATTACGGTGAGACTAGTTTCCATCGTGAAGTCAGAGAAGCGGCATTTAAGGAAAAGATAACTTGAGATAGTTTTGGGTTTTAGGCTGCAGCTGTCAGGCTTAAATCTGTCCTgtgatattttctctcatttaaaaatattctaagattAATCAAAAACTGTAATTTCAACACGTAGAATGCACAATATTTCACCCTCACAAATTTCATTTTGCATATGTCTTGTATTTTAGTCTCTTTCACAAGTATCATCTCATTCCTAACAGCTTTACTTAATACAAATACTAACAACTAGATAAGTAGATGATCTGAGGTGAATAACAATTTAGTTTCTGCCATACACTATTTTATCATGTTCCATTTTTTAGGGCACAACATGAGATTGTTCAATAAGTCATGTAATAGAGCCCCTTATCCTTTTGTTTCTAGTGCAAAAGCAAATCACTCTTTTTGTTCCCATCCTAAGACTGAGCCATACTTGCATTCGTTACTCCGAATTTTGATGGAGTAGATTTCTGGAGTATTATTCTGAAATCAGTGCAACTTACAATTATTATGATACCTAAAGTTGTATTCATAATTGATATTGTGTGTAACTTTTTACACACAAGTGGAACTTTATTACtaacaaaattatgaaataaaataccaGCATTATAAAGTATAATAACAAGGGGTAAAAACAAACTAATATTGACTGAGTTATCTAAAGAAGATAGCTAAACAGATCATGGAGGTTAAATGCACTATATTTGTTACCAGCACAGCTGGGTTCAAGGCCTCCTTGGATCTCTAATCAAGATGTGAATTTTTGCAAATCACTTAACTGTTCTGTTTATGTTGCCCTCTTATTTATAATGAAAGTATTAGTAAATTTTGCAAATCTAATTCATGTATTTGTGAAGAATAGAGGAGTAACCTCATGTCCAGCTTTCAGAACAGTGATACAGACATTGTCAGTGCTTTAAGGGTTATGCATTCAACTCTTGTACAtctcttaataaaagaaaaacttgaatatTTCTAAGTGAGAACTAACAGTAAATGGAGACTGCTGGTTTTCAGTTGACATGGTCCATGTTGCCCACGCCTCATGTCCCGATGCAGGAATCTCCGGCTCTGAAGACAACTATCAATCACTGAGGACTCAGAATGACCTCCATGAACTGGGCAATAGGGGTGATTTTCTTATCACAGACTGTATTTGGAGTTCTtggaaatttatcttttctttatcattatatcATCCTTCACTTCACTGGGTGCAGGTCAAGGTCCACGGATTTGACTCTCAAGCACCTGATTGTGGCCAACACCTTGGTCATTCTCACCGTAGGAGTCCCCCGGGCCATGGCAGCATTTGGGTTGAAACATTTCCTCAATGACTTTGTATGTAAACTTGTTTTCTACGTCTACAGAGTGGGCAGTGGTGTTACCATTGGCAGCACCTGCCTTTTGAGTGTCTTCCAGGCCATCATCATCAGCCCCAGGAATTCCTGGTGGGCAAACCTTAAAGCAAAAGCTCCCAGGTACATGGGAATCACCACTATCTTCTGCTGGATCATGCGCATGCtgttaaatatcatttttcctaTGCACATAATGGGAAAATGGAGCAACACAAACATCACAATGAAAACGGACTTGGGATACTGTTCTTTTGTCAGTAATAGCAAAATGACTAGATCACCGTATGCAGCATTGATATCATTGCCTGATGTTCTTTGTTTGGGGCTCATGATCTGGGCCAGTGGCTCCACGGTTTTCATCCTGCACAGGCACAAGCAGAGGCTCCAACACATTCATAGGACCAACGTGTCCTCCAGATCCTCCCCTGAGTCCAGAGCTACTCAAAGCATCCTTATCCTGGTGAGTGCCTTTGTGTCCTGTTACTCCCTCTCCTGTATCTGTGAAGTTTGTTTGACTCTTTTTAAAGATCTTAGTCAGTTGATGCTGACCACCTCTTCACTAATCGTTATGTGTTTTCCAACTCTCAGCCCGTTTCTTCTCATGAGCCGAGACTCTAGTGTATCCTGGCTTTGCTTTGCCTGGATAAGCAATACAAAAATTTTCAGTCTGATCAGAAATGTATAAATTGTTTGTGTATCCATGATGATAAGTTGCATACTCATTCATCTCCCATAAATTCATGAGCACATTCAGGAAAGTTCACGTTGCAGGACAGTGGAGGTACACACACTCATACAATAgtataaatgtacatatacatatatttaaaagtatatattctaTCAGAACAATATTTTTTCCATCAAATAATAATATTGCATAATGGCCCATTGGGGAACCTAAGTCTTATTCCAacaattataaactatttttgccttaaattctTTATCTGATATTTATCTCACTGTGCTAGTTTATTAATTGGTAAAAATTGTATGCAATGTGTTGCTCATTTTCTGCTAGCCTTCTAATGTTCTAGTTCTATCTATTAATAAATATCTAATTGCATACAGTGAagcagtattttgtttttatgaaaggAATTATTCTACTAACATTTGACATCATAATGCAAAGTTTTATGTATATAGTGGGATCCTGATGACAtgtactttattttcttattctatctTTACTTCTCctgtgttaaaataattttacattgtaTTGTTTTTCCTTAGAGATTGTATATTTGGTATCTTTTAGTTTTTAACCTAGAAATTacaacataaattttttaaaactaatcaCAGGGtaaagtttttaatatatttaatcaccacctagaaaataaaaggacatttcaataccaatatatttgcattttccaagctttttaacatttcttgtgcaatgacaataattctttttttttttttttaaagattttattttttcctttttctccccaaagccccccggtacatagttgtgtattcttcgttgtgggttcctctagttgtggcatgtgggacgctgcctcagcgtggtctgacgagcagtgccatgtccgcgcccaggattcgaaccgacgaaacactgggccgcctgcagtggagcgcgcgaacttaaccactcggccacggggccagccccaatgacaATAATTCTTTTATCTCAGACTCAAGAGTCTCACGCCTTCtgtcagcatccatgaaactaACCGGATAACTTGTTGGATTGCAAACAGTGTAAAATTTATAACTCTTCACATTTCTTGACAGTTCAGGTTAGGAGAATGATAGACGAGAGAAAGACGATTTTCTGGAAAAGGTCAAGGACCCTTCATGGGGCTGGTTAGGGCATATGAGATAGTCTCCTGAGGCCAGTAGCCACTTCTCTTGCACAAGAAGCAGGCAAAGTTATAGGAATAGTCCTCCAGTGACTTCCATGTTCCTGAGGCTGGTCTATGACAGCTAGGATTGAACCAGGCAGTCTGTGTATGCTTTGTTTGGTCTACATTCAACTCCTGGCAGCAGGGAAGGCCAAGTCCCCAGAAATGATACAGAACCATGAGTGAATCTAAATATGATCAGTTCATGTGGCGGAGCTGCAACAGCCAGTGAACTACTAAAAACTACAAAGAATTGTGTCTTGTGGTGCTTTGCTGACTAGCAAGgactctctttctccctgtgtaACTCCTGACCCCTCCTTCTGATTCAGGTGCTTTAAAGAAACAGAGTATGGATACACTTGAGAATTCTGAGAAGGGAGGGAACACAAACTTGTAGAGTTCTATGGGATCCAGGAGCCCAAGGCACCCTCCTCTGTGGtcctgtgtgtgtgagtgtgctgAGTGCAGTGATGAGGGAAAGGGCTGGGGACCGTGAGGCCCAGTAAAACTAAAAGggccagagagaaaggagctgcTGATCTTGTGGACTCTGAGATGCTACGATGTACAAAAAGAAGGCGGCGGCACAGACCCTGGAGTGAAGACTGAAAAGAGAAACCTCCTCACTCCCTGACTGTCCTCCATGCAGCAACATCAGTGGCTTTGCATTTGCCATGCCCCTGTCTTGGAGATAGCATAGTCTTGCTGCCGTCCCTGATTCCAGCAAGAGTTCAAATCCTTGGTCTGTGTtcatgaagagaagaaaaaaagcacataaaCTAAGTAAAGGAAACTCATCTTATTGCAGCAGAATTCACAGTGAGGGTAAAAAAAGTTAATGTGACGAGTAGTGTAATTTGGGCGAA of the Equus quagga isolate Etosha38 chromosome 13, UCLA_HA_Equagga_1.0, whole genome shotgun sequence genome contains:
- the LOC124251536 gene encoding vomeronasal type-1 receptor 4-like → MTSMNWAIGVIFLSQTVFGVLGNLSFLYHYIILHFTGCRSRSTDLTLKHLIVANTLVILTVGVPRAMAAFGLKHFLNDFVCKLVFYVYRVGSGVTIGSTCLLSVFQAIIISPRNSWWANLKAKAPRYMGITTIFCWIMRMLLNIIFPMHIMGKWSNTNITMKTDLGYCSFVSNSKMTRSPYAALISLPDVLCLGLMIWASGSTVFILHRHKQRLQHIHRTNVSSRSSPESRATQSILILVSAFVSCYSLSCICEVCLTLFKDLSQLMLTTSSLIVMCFPTLSPFLLMSRDSSVSWLCFAWISNTKIFSLIRNV